One region of Cydia fagiglandana chromosome 17, ilCydFagi1.1, whole genome shotgun sequence genomic DNA includes:
- the LOC134672856 gene encoding uncharacterized protein LOC134672856, protein MTTGDDGQILKEIISMIAIDNKDCDMFYEKAELDFKMMMPSQPICAATLEQQPACIWDGGAVLVTRELDNFWTLVKTSQCCPLSRFARPFSSNNWLAYGTAALY, encoded by the exons ATGACTACTGGGG ATGATGGCCAGATTCTGAAGGAGATAATCTCAATGATTGCCATTGACAACAAAGACTGCGATATGTTCTATGAAAAGGCTGAG CTGGACTTCAAGATGATGATGCCCTCTCAGCCAATTTGCGCGGCAACCCTCGAGCAACAGCCGGCCTGCATATGGGACGGCGGCGCTGTACTGGTCACTAGAGAGCTGGATAACTTTTGGACACTGGTAAAAACTTCACAATGTTGCCCTCTCAGCCGATTTGCGCGGCCATTCTCGAGCAACAACTGGCTTGCATATGGGACGGCGGCGCTGTACTAG